A stretch of the Xiphophorus couchianus chromosome 15, X_couchianus-1.0, whole genome shotgun sequence genome encodes the following:
- the irak1bp1 gene encoding interleukin-1 receptor-associated kinase 1-binding protein 1 homolog isoform X1, giving the protein MNAPVRIFAAVPAAETDGKDKQQGLEVTCLNKPVREVQVTGVAEVSCPADRAWLLVSVTSTKDSINEVTNSISRRLEYIFQTIRQHGVGEEHRTVRRTLRRHAEAYAMDAEILVTFSEFKKMEQTCCVLLEKLDKSVQVGTPRFFHSAACLSELRLRASVSAVENAQQKASKIAQLLGESLGATLLVREEETKEWRNEEEATGGERSSTHLLPLLPTATATSQVSVSFSFRDKSRKKL; this is encoded by the exons ATGAACGCCCCGGTTCGCATCTTCGCCGCTGTGCCAGCGGCAGAAACCGACGGTAAAGACAAACAGCAGGGCCTGGAGGTAACATGTCTCAATAAGCCGGTGAGGGAGGTTCAGGTGACCGGGGTGGCGGAGGTTTCCTGCCCGGCCGACCGAGCGTGGCTGCTGGTCAGCGTGACCAGCACGAAGGACTCGATAAACGAGGTGACAAACAGCATTTCCCGGCGACTGGAGTACATTTTCCAGACGATCAG ACAACATGGCGTCGGCGAGGAACACAGAACAGTGAGACGGACTCTTCGCCGACATGCTGAGGCCTACGCCATGGATGCAGAG ATCCTGGTGACCTTCTCAGAATTCAAGAAGATGGAGCAGACGTGTTGCGTCCTATTGGAAAAGCTGGATAAGAGTGTCCAAGTGGGGACGCCTCGGTTCTTCCACAGCGCTGCGTGCCTGAGCGAGCTGAG gcttcGTGCGTCTGTGTCAGCAGTTGAAAATGCTCAACAGAAGGCCAGTAAGATCGCTCAGCTACTGGGGGAAAGTTTGGGAGCCACGCTGCTGGTCAGAGAGGAGGAGACCAAGGAGTGGAGGAATGAAGAGGAGGCTACAGGTGGCGAACGCAGCTCGACGCACCTTCTTCCTCTCCTACCTACAGCCACCGCCACCTCGCAAGTGTCCGTTTCCTTCAGCTTCAGAgacaaaagcaggaaaaaactCTAA
- the LOC114158645 gene encoding uncharacterized protein LOC114158645 isoform X2, whose translation MPQLGPAAALQIALLLSAVPAQYYISRWCGSTAAQRYHATTRLLRIWKQWRTSYLNATAWSDWTNQQLSKVKSLVGLGQEEEQVSPPIETMIFDNDHGFFGASKAVRSPRPPFVFLRVGEVVMERKGHMIGVVVSWDEELRAPQEWVDRMYSNSEVEHKGREDATLQGAVRRTWTLFSDGCILASNTAGAHHRDEAGHSHPGELLHTF comes from the exons AGCTCGGCCCCGCCGCCGCGCTGCAGATCGCGCTCCTGCTCTCCGCCGTGCCCGCGCAGTACTACATCTCCCGGTGGTGCGGCTCTACGGCGGCGCAGCGCTACCACGCAACCACGCG GTTGCTCCGCATATGGAAACAGTGGAGAACGTCATACCTTAACGCTACTGCGTGGAGTGACTGGACAAACCAGCAGTTGTCCAAAGTTAA GTCTCTGGTTGGGTTGGGACAAGAGGAGGAACAAGTGTCTCCACCAATAGAAACCATGATATTTGATAATGATCATGGATTCTTTGGAG CCTCCAAGGCGGTACGCAGCCCTCGCCCCCCGTTTGTGTTCCTGCGGGTCGGAGAGGTGGTGATGGAGAGGAAGGGCCACATGATCGGGGTGGTGGTGAGCTGGGACGAAGAACTGCGAGCTCCTCAGGAGTGGGTGGACAGAATGTATTCGAACTCTGAGGTTG aACACAAAGGCAGAGAAGACGCCACATTACAAGGTGCTGTTCGGCGGACCTGGACCCTCTTCTCTGATGGTTGCATACTTGCCTCAAACACAGCTGGAGCGCATCACAGGGATGAGG CCGGACATTCCCACCCTGGAGAACTACTTCACACATTTTGA
- the irak1bp1 gene encoding interleukin-1 receptor-associated kinase 1-binding protein 1 homolog isoform X2: MNAPVRIFAAVPAAETDGKDKQQGLEVTCLNKPVREVQVTGVAEVSCPADRAWLLVSVTSTKDSINEVTNSISRRLEYIFQTIRQHGVGEEHRTVRRTLRRHAEAYAMDAEILVTFSEFKKMEQTCCVLLEKLDKSVQVGTPRFFHSAACLSELRCLQLQTVENAQQKASKIAQLLGESLGATLLVREEETKEWRNEEEATGGERSSTHLLPLLPTATATSQVSVSFSFRDKSRKKL; encoded by the exons ATGAACGCCCCGGTTCGCATCTTCGCCGCTGTGCCAGCGGCAGAAACCGACGGTAAAGACAAACAGCAGGGCCTGGAGGTAACATGTCTCAATAAGCCGGTGAGGGAGGTTCAGGTGACCGGGGTGGCGGAGGTTTCCTGCCCGGCCGACCGAGCGTGGCTGCTGGTCAGCGTGACCAGCACGAAGGACTCGATAAACGAGGTGACAAACAGCATTTCCCGGCGACTGGAGTACATTTTCCAGACGATCAG ACAACATGGCGTCGGCGAGGAACACAGAACAGTGAGACGGACTCTTCGCCGACATGCTGAGGCCTACGCCATGGATGCAGAG ATCCTGGTGACCTTCTCAGAATTCAAGAAGATGGAGCAGACGTGTTGCGTCCTATTGGAAAAGCTGGATAAGAGTGTCCAAGTGGGGACGCCTCGGTTCTTCCACAGCGCTGCGTGCCTGAGCGAGCTGAGGTGCTTACAGCTCCAAACGG TTGAAAATGCTCAACAGAAGGCCAGTAAGATCGCTCAGCTACTGGGGGAAAGTTTGGGAGCCACGCTGCTGGTCAGAGAGGAGGAGACCAAGGAGTGGAGGAATGAAGAGGAGGCTACAGGTGGCGAACGCAGCTCGACGCACCTTCTTCCTCTCCTACCTACAGCCACCGCCACCTCGCAAGTGTCCGTTTCCTTCAGCTTCAGAgacaaaagcaggaaaaaactCTAA
- the LOC114158645 gene encoding uncharacterized protein LOC114158645 isoform X1: MPQLGPAAALQIALLLSAVPAQYYISRWCGSTAAQRYHATTRLLRIWKQWRTSYLNATAWSDWTNQQLSKVKSLVGLGQEEEQVSPPIETMIFDNDHGFFGASKAVRSPRPPFVFLRVGEVVMERKGHMIGVVVSWDEELRAPQEWVDRMYSNSENTKAEKTPHYKVLFGGPGPSSLMVAYLPQTQLERITGMRPDIPTLENYFTHFDGTRFVMQDWLRELFPEDETEDA, from the exons AGCTCGGCCCCGCCGCCGCGCTGCAGATCGCGCTCCTGCTCTCCGCCGTGCCCGCGCAGTACTACATCTCCCGGTGGTGCGGCTCTACGGCGGCGCAGCGCTACCACGCAACCACGCG GTTGCTCCGCATATGGAAACAGTGGAGAACGTCATACCTTAACGCTACTGCGTGGAGTGACTGGACAAACCAGCAGTTGTCCAAAGTTAA GTCTCTGGTTGGGTTGGGACAAGAGGAGGAACAAGTGTCTCCACCAATAGAAACCATGATATTTGATAATGATCATGGATTCTTTGGAG CCTCCAAGGCGGTACGCAGCCCTCGCCCCCCGTTTGTGTTCCTGCGGGTCGGAGAGGTGGTGATGGAGAGGAAGGGCCACATGATCGGGGTGGTGGTGAGCTGGGACGAAGAACTGCGAGCTCCTCAGGAGTGGGTGGACAGAATGTATTCGAACTCTGAG aACACAAAGGCAGAGAAGACGCCACATTACAAGGTGCTGTTCGGCGGACCTGGACCCTCTTCTCTGATGGTTGCATACTTGCCTCAAACACAGCTGGAGCGCATCACAGGGATGAGG CCGGACATTCCCACCCTGGAGAACTACTTCACACATTTTGACGGGACGCGCTTCGTCATGCAGGACTGGCTCAGGGAGCTGTTCCCAGAGGACGAGACCGAGGACGCCTGA